The Kiritimatiellaceae bacterium genome contains a region encoding:
- a CDS encoding NADH-quinone oxidoreductase subunit D, with amino-acid sequence MGTRTIIPFGPQHPVLPEPIHIDLIVEDEKVVEAVPSIGFIHRGLEKLVEKKDYIEYVYVAERICGICSFIHGQTYCQGIEEIMKIEVPTRAKYLRTIWGELSRIHSHLLWAGLMADAFGFESLFMHTWRVREQVLDLIEATTGGRVIFGSCKVGGARRDIPAEQMAWLLAQLETIEKEMQLIVDVFMNDNSVKHRLCGVGVISKADAIMLGAVGPTLRGSGVADDMRLLKYAAFGELDFQPISKTDGDSYSRCAVRCAELFQSVDLIRQAAAKMPAGEIAVKVTGNPDGEFFSRVEQPRGEVVYYIKGNGTKNLTRFRARTPTFANVPPLVKMLAGCELADVPVLVLTIDPCISCTER; translated from the coding sequence ATGGGCACTCGCACAATCATTCCTTTTGGTCCGCAGCACCCGGTGCTTCCGGAGCCGATTCATATCGACCTGATCGTCGAGGACGAAAAAGTCGTCGAGGCCGTTCCTTCGATCGGGTTCATTCACCGCGGACTGGAAAAGCTGGTCGAGAAGAAGGACTACATCGAGTACGTCTATGTCGCCGAGCGCATCTGCGGCATTTGCAGTTTCATCCACGGCCAGACCTACTGTCAGGGCATCGAAGAAATCATGAAGATTGAAGTTCCGACCCGTGCCAAATATCTGCGCACGATCTGGGGTGAGCTTTCCCGCATTCACAGTCATCTGCTGTGGGCCGGTCTGATGGCCGACGCGTTCGGTTTCGAATCGCTGTTCATGCACACATGGCGGGTTCGCGAACAGGTTCTCGACCTGATCGAAGCAACCACCGGCGGACGCGTCATCTTCGGTTCCTGCAAAGTCGGCGGCGCCCGCCGCGATATTCCGGCGGAACAAATGGCTTGGCTGTTGGCCCAGTTGGAAACAATTGAGAAGGAGATGCAGCTGATTGTCGATGTCTTCATGAACGACAATTCGGTCAAACACCGCCTTTGCGGTGTCGGCGTGATCTCCAAAGCCGATGCGATTATGCTGGGCGCGGTCGGCCCGACCCTGCGCGGAAGCGGCGTGGCCGATGATATGCGTCTGCTGAAGTACGCCGCGTTCGGCGAGCTGGACTTCCAGCCGATCTCGAAAACGGACGGCGATTCCTATAGCCGTTGCGCGGTGCGTTGCGCCGAGTTGTTCCAGTCGGTTGACCTGATCCGTCAGGCGGCGGCGAAAATGCCTGCGGGTGAAATTGCCGTCAAAGTGACCGGCAATCCGGACGGTGAATTTTTCTCGCGTGTCGAACAGCCCCGCGGCGAAGTGGTTTATTACATCAAGGGCAACGGCACCAAGAATCTGACCCGCTTCCGCGCCCGTACGCCGACCTTTGCCAACGTTCCGCCGCTGGTCAAAATGCTGGCGGGCTGCGAACTGGCCGACGTTCCGGTTCTTGTCCTGACGATTGACCCTTGCATCAGCTGCACAGAGAGGTAA
- a CDS encoding 4Fe-4S dicluster domain-containing protein: MKKMILAWTFRTPVTTKYPFEPRKICPGSRGRLDIKISDCIFCTLCAKRCPTQALDVDRENKKWHIDRLRCISCGYCVEVCPKKCLTLTGDHGIPTVTKDVETF; encoded by the coding sequence ATGAAAAAAATGATTCTGGCGTGGACGTTCCGTACGCCGGTCACGACGAAATATCCGTTTGAACCCCGGAAAATTTGTCCCGGTTCGCGCGGACGTCTCGACATCAAAATCTCTGACTGCATCTTCTGCACGTTATGCGCCAAGCGCTGCCCGACCCAGGCGCTGGATGTTGACCGGGAAAATAAAAAGTGGCACATCGACCGTCTGCGTTGCATTTCCTGCGGCTATTGCGTCGAAGTCTGCCCGAAAAAGTGTCTGACGCTGACCGGCGATCACGGCATTCCGACGGTGACGAAGGACGTGGAGACATTTTGA